A single Rhopalosiphum padi isolate XX-2018 chromosome 4, ASM2088224v1, whole genome shotgun sequence DNA region contains:
- the LOC132928859 gene encoding uncharacterized protein LOC132928859 — MSKEYLLPPNSPTSKLQTKSKKNITDAHRRSTIFPRRTYPIESNDYIDNIQEREIRQLLDTVPIIPKLPKMPDISKYLNKGKTLNKSKTLSDRRTIIKNYMNECAVTQKIDLMMAGKSIAVDRKDEVKMPQIYYRKQLKGYANAIEPTPIQESWLENIIEKSKTARLKRTKVSASLIDEVKAEYIKVLKKLQVDGIVKPIPSSNAPLPEKKLEKPLTTALGGKTKNYPLFLKRKKLLIKRLHTTHPTTISILYLSKRQVPKTMINAELYKFDEFSRDLDDLMATLEHDFRKQDTYLAKDWYKKVILILTKRGAIDDVALKALPQFLKGVTTIISLEVCYTIKYCNY; from the exons ATGAGTAAAGAATATTTGTTGCCACCCAATTCACCTACTTCAAAACTGCAAAcaaaatcaaagaaaaatattacagaTGCTCATCGCCGTTCTACAATATTTCCTCGTAGGACATATCCGATCGAGTCTAATGATTATATCGATAATATTCAAGAGAGGGAGATCAGGCAGTTACTCGATACAGTTCCAATTATtccaaaattaccaaaaatgcCCGACATCAGTAAATATCTGAACAAAGGAAAAACACTGAATAAAAGCAAAACACTCAGTGATCGTaggacaataataaaaaattatat GAACGAATGCGCGGTAACGCAAAAAATTGATTTGATGATGGCTGGGAAATCCATAGCAGTCGATCGCAAAGATGAAGTGAAAATGCCACAGATTTATTACCGTAAGCAACTAAAGGGATACGCTAATGCCATAGAGCCCACTCCGATACAAGAATCGTGGctagaaaatataatagaa aaATCAAAGACGGCGCGTTTGAAAAGAACTAAAGTGTCGGCATCACTGATAGACGAAGTCAAGGCTGAATACATTAAAGTGCTAAAAAAGTTGCAAGTTGATGGAATCGTGAAGCCTATACCGAGTTCTAATGCCCCGTTACCCGAAAAAAAGCTGGAAAAGCCGTTAACTACAgc attaggaggtaaaactaaaaattatccgttatttttgaaaagaaaaaaacttttGATAAAACGTTTACATACCACTCATCCGACTACGATCAGCATACTGTATTTGTCGAAACGCCAAGTTCCTAAGACGATGATTAACGCAGaattgtataa ATTTGACGAATTTTCTCGAGACCTTGATGATCTAATGGCCACTTTAGAACACGACTTTCGAAAGCAAGACACGTACCTGGCTAAAGATTGGTATAAAaaggttatattaattttgacaaaaagAGGAGCAATAGATGACGTGGCATTGAAAGCACTTCCTCAGTTTCTTAAGGGCGTGACGACTATAATTAGTTTAGAAGTATGCTATACAATtaagtattgtaattattaa